From the genome of Sphingobacterium kitahiroshimense, one region includes:
- the mobB gene encoding conjugal transfer protein MobB: protein MIAKIGKGSNMYGAILYNQQKVDGENGTVLLLNKIPDTVDGRYSVAYFNKCFELYLSANIKTEKTVRHISLNPDPADKVSDEQFMEMTRVYMERMGYGNQPYIVFKHTDIDRTHIHIVSTCVGIDGKKIPDDYDHPRSMAICRDLEEKHNLKKATKQEQKQVNKVFKPVNYKNGDIKSQIASVVRHLPKYYSYSTMGSFNALLSLFNITAEEVKGERNGQTINGLVYVALDENGNKVSNPFKASLFGKDAGVAQLQKHFEQSKEKMKTNPARSVLKNTMELAIHTSSNETDFRKQLSEQGINTIVRRNDSGRIYGMTFIDHESRSVWNGSALDRNLSANVFNDWWNNGNKPELKIQENSAFITKTIGSIPTKDHFEFISHEHSPNTDIGLFSLLPEALGENYEEEQFANRMKKKGRKL, encoded by the coding sequence ATGATTGCAAAAATTGGGAAGGGAAGCAATATGTACGGAGCGATTTTGTACAATCAGCAGAAAGTGGACGGAGAAAATGGGACAGTTTTATTACTGAACAAGATACCCGACACGGTGGACGGCAGGTATTCCGTAGCCTATTTTAATAAGTGTTTTGAGCTATATTTATCGGCAAACATCAAAACGGAAAAGACAGTACGGCATATATCGCTGAACCCAGATCCTGCGGATAAAGTCAGCGATGAACAGTTTATGGAAATGACTCGAGTGTATATGGAGCGTATGGGCTACGGCAATCAGCCGTATATTGTTTTCAAACATACGGATATTGACCGAACGCATATCCATATCGTTTCGACTTGTGTAGGCATTGACGGTAAAAAAATACCCGATGATTACGACCATCCACGTTCAATGGCAATTTGTCGGGATCTGGAAGAGAAACACAACCTGAAAAAAGCCACCAAGCAGGAGCAGAAACAAGTCAACAAAGTTTTTAAGCCTGTAAATTATAAAAATGGAGACATCAAAAGTCAGATTGCTTCGGTAGTACGGCATCTACCAAAGTATTATAGCTATTCTACTATGGGTAGTTTCAATGCGTTACTTTCCCTTTTCAATATCACAGCGGAAGAAGTCAAAGGCGAGCGAAATGGTCAGACCATAAACGGATTGGTCTATGTGGCATTGGACGAGAACGGAAATAAGGTAAGCAATCCGTTCAAAGCATCGCTTTTCGGAAAAGATGCTGGCGTAGCACAACTGCAAAAACACTTTGAACAGTCCAAAGAGAAAATGAAAACCAACCCTGCAAGGTCTGTTCTGAAAAATACCATGGAGCTTGCCATACATACCTCAAGCAACGAAACAGATTTTAGAAAGCAATTGTCCGAGCAAGGTATCAATACAATTGTCCGCAGGAACGACAGCGGACGGATTTACGGCATGACCTTTATAGACCACGAAAGCCGTAGTGTTTGGAACGGTTCGGCTTTAGATAGAAACTTGTCGGCAAATGTTTTTAACGATTGGTGGAACAACGGAAATAAACCCGAATTGAAAATACAGGAAAATTCTGCTTTCATAACTAAAACAATAGGCAGCATACCGACAAAAGACCATTTTGAGTTTATCTCACATGAACATTCGCCTAATACCGATATAGGATTGTTCAGCTTGTTACCCGAAGCACTGGGTGAGAATTACGAGGAAGAACAGTTTGCTAATCGGATGAAGAAGAAAGGCAGAAAATTATAA
- a CDS encoding DUF3408 domain-containing protein yields MIHEENKNQQPEKESFSIENFLTDEKKEPEQEQNTLLHSDDLTVIETSEKSVETEETKPIAGNTKRTVSKPKKLTKEDYCVTFFRIPKRNASKGKSVYVRQEHHETFNRLTNIMGIDKLTIYAYLDNIIEYHFQEFGELIKEIYNDKHKPLF; encoded by the coding sequence ATGATACACGAAGAAAACAAAAATCAGCAACCTGAAAAAGAGAGTTTTTCTATTGAAAATTTCCTAACTGATGAAAAGAAAGAACCTGAACAAGAACAGAACACTTTACTGCATAGCGATGACCTTACTGTCATCGAAACAAGCGAAAAATCTGTAGAAACAGAAGAAACAAAACCGATTGCAGGCAATACCAAAAGAACCGTTTCAAAACCAAAGAAGCTGACGAAAGAGGATTATTGCGTAACGTTCTTTAGAATCCCTAAAAGAAATGCAAGCAAAGGCAAATCGGTCTATGTACGACAGGAACATCACGAAACATTTAACAGGCTTACCAACATTATGGGAATTGACAAGCTGACAATTTATGCTTATCTGGATAATATTATCGAATACCACTTTCAGGAGTTCGGAGAGCTGATTAAGGAAATCTATAACGATAAGCACAAGCCGTTGTTCTGA
- a CDS encoding nucleotidyl transferase AbiEii/AbiGii toxin family protein, which translates to MLHKETVSSEMWKLLQTLMKDEMLKDFNLVGGTALSLQIGHRLSIDIDLFTTKGFDEQKLLKHLVTQYPRVLINDMFNNTILLDIDKIKVDILSHQYPWQKPIETKDGIRLASLEDIGAMKLHAIFQNGTRIKDFIDMHFLLEHHPLRTYLEAYQNKYGGNPAMATYALLYHKNIDHEAKVKLLKGKETDMEKINERLNKAVLSPSLKFGQIPDLPKKGRGFRR; encoded by the coding sequence ATGCTACACAAAGAAACAGTCAGCAGTGAGATGTGGAAACTTCTCCAGACACTAATGAAAGATGAAATGCTGAAAGATTTTAACCTTGTAGGGGGAACTGCATTAAGTCTACAGATTGGTCACCGATTGAGTATTGATATTGACCTTTTTACAACCAAAGGCTTTGATGAACAGAAGCTATTAAAACATTTAGTCACTCAATATCCTCGGGTATTGATAAACGATATGTTTAATAATACAATCTTACTTGATATAGATAAGATTAAAGTTGATATTCTTTCGCATCAATATCCATGGCAAAAGCCAATTGAAACAAAAGATGGGATACGATTAGCATCCTTAGAGGACATAGGGGCAATGAAACTCCACGCCATCTTCCAAAATGGTACACGGATTAAGGATTTTATAGATATGCATTTTCTATTAGAACACCATCCGTTAAGAACCTATTTAGAAGCATATCAAAATAAATATGGCGGTAATCCTGCAATGGCTACATACGCATTATTGTATCACAAGAATATCGACCACGAAGCAAAAGTTAAGTTGTTAAAAGGTAAAGAGACCGATATGGAAAAAATTAATGAACGCTTAAACAAGGCGGTTCTTAGTCCGTCTTTAAAATTTGGACAAATACCCGATCTGCCGAAAAAAGGTAGAGGCTTTAGGCGTTGA
- a CDS encoding DUF6922 domain-containing protein, with protein sequence MELREKNNDIPNLDRVFFWDFDIEAMDFKKAYKTIIARIIERGGQYEIDELVRFYGHSRVIKAIRDEIYFLPNYAIDRALRFFPELKKEEMYCYLNRKDKPYHWI encoded by the coding sequence ATGGAATTAAGAGAAAAAAATAACGACATTCCAAATCTTGACCGAGTGTTTTTTTGGGATTTCGACATCGAAGCAATGGACTTTAAGAAAGCCTACAAGACTATTATAGCCCGTATCATAGAACGTGGCGGTCAATATGAAATTGATGAGCTTGTCCGTTTCTATGGTCATAGCAGGGTTATCAAAGCAATCCGTGACGAAATTTACTTCTTACCCAACTATGCAATTGATAGGGCATTGAGGTTCTTCCCAGAACTTAAAAAGGAAGAAATGTACTGCTACCTGAACCGTAAGGATAAGCCTTACCATTGGATATAA
- a CDS encoding helix-turn-helix domain-containing protein, giving the protein MEITVLDIQILKALHREVKEVSNLIAEMTTPYKALQQATKWLDQQEACQLLNISKRTLQTYRAKGILGATQINRKTYFRLSEVELLMQGERPLKKQKK; this is encoded by the coding sequence ATGGAAATAACAGTTTTAGACATTCAGATTTTGAAAGCATTGCATAGGGAAGTTAAGGAAGTTTCCAATTTGATAGCGGAAATGACTACACCCTACAAAGCACTGCAACAGGCAACTAAATGGCTCGACCAACAGGAAGCCTGCCAATTGCTCAACATCAGTAAAAGAACGTTGCAGACGTATAGGGCAAAAGGCATTCTTGGAGCAACTCAAATTAATCGGAAAACGTATTTCAGATTATCCGAAGTGGAGTTACTTATGCAGGGAGAGCGACCATTAAAAAAGCAAAAGAAATGA
- a CDS encoding helix-turn-helix domain-containing protein: MKQIGNSNEDMLALLEAVVGIKNELLYIREYFHPLLKGEIYLSGEQVCEMLHISKRTLQQYRDDGLIPFIKLERKILFRESDIVKVLEDNYQR; encoded by the coding sequence ATGAAACAGATTGGAAATTCAAACGAAGATATGCTTGCCTTGCTCGAAGCTGTGGTAGGCATCAAAAATGAACTGTTGTATATCAGAGAATATTTCCATCCATTACTAAAAGGGGAAATCTACCTGTCAGGCGAACAGGTTTGCGAGATGTTACACATAAGCAAACGGACATTGCAACAGTACAGGGATGACGGACTGATACCTTTTATCAAGCTCGAACGGAAAATCTTGTTCCGTGAAAGCGATATTGTAAAAGTATTGGAAGATAACTATCAGCGTTAG
- a CDS encoding site-specific integrase, which yields METTKKSTFKVLFYLKKNAPKKNGKVSIMCRITVNGKQSAFSTKLDISTTNWDLKYGRVLGKSREAQEVNGKLDKIRLGIEECYSKILKNEGAVNSAKLKNAVLGMESGELTFFKFYEQFLSDYEKKVNSGLRVNGTHSKYKILLKHLQNFTLTKYGYSDVPFNDLTPDFVQNFDYYLRDDKSLTHNTIWLYMIGFTTLCRLAMSRKHLAFNPFSEYKNTKKDKDRGYLLRNELEKLVTFNCEKKKDELVKDLFVFSCFTGLSYSDMKGLRNSNIQDFFDGNQWIIVRRKKTATSSNVMLLDIPKMIIEKYAGLSKDGKVFPVPSNTICNDSLKSISQLIDCLVEKKVTFHLARHTFATLFLSEGVPLESLSKMLGHKNIATTQIYAKILNEKVGKDMQKVSHKFKGMEESFVSSL from the coding sequence ATGGAAACGACAAAAAAATCAACATTTAAGGTATTGTTTTACCTTAAAAAGAATGCACCGAAGAAAAACGGAAAAGTTTCGATTATGTGCAGGATTACCGTAAACGGCAAACAGTCTGCATTTAGTACCAAGTTGGATATTTCCACAACAAATTGGGATTTGAAGTATGGTAGGGTTCTGGGCAAGAGCCGAGAAGCCCAAGAGGTAAACGGAAAGCTTGATAAAATCCGTTTGGGTATCGAAGAATGCTATTCCAAAATACTGAAGAACGAGGGGGCTGTAAACAGTGCTAAACTTAAAAATGCCGTTCTTGGGATGGAAAGCGGAGAACTGACCTTTTTCAAATTCTATGAACAGTTCCTGTCCGACTATGAGAAAAAGGTTAATAGTGGACTTCGGGTAAATGGCACACACAGTAAGTACAAAATACTTTTGAAACATCTTCAAAATTTTACACTTACAAAATACGGCTATTCTGATGTGCCCTTTAATGACCTTACACCTGATTTTGTGCAGAACTTTGATTACTATCTCCGTGACGACAAAAGTTTGACACATAACACCATTTGGCTGTATATGATTGGATTTACTACCCTGTGCCGATTGGCAATGAGCAGAAAGCACCTTGCTTTCAATCCGTTCAGCGAGTACAAGAATACCAAAAAGGATAAAGACCGTGGTTATCTATTGCGTAATGAATTGGAAAAGCTCGTAACGTTCAACTGCGAGAAAAAGAAAGATGAATTGGTTAAAGACTTGTTTGTTTTCAGTTGTTTTACAGGTCTTTCCTATTCAGATATGAAAGGACTTAGAAACAGCAATATTCAGGATTTTTTTGACGGTAACCAGTGGATTATTGTGAGAAGAAAGAAAACAGCTACATCATCAAACGTGATGCTCTTGGATATTCCAAAAATGATTATCGAAAAATATGCAGGATTGTCAAAGGACGGAAAGGTATTTCCTGTACCATCAAATACGATTTGTAATGACAGCTTAAAGAGCATATCTCAACTGATTGACTGCCTTGTAGAAAAGAAAGTAACCTTTCATTTGGCACGTCATACGTTTGCTACGCTATTTTTAAGCGAGGGTGTTCCGTTGGAGAGTTTGAGCAAGATGTTAGGACATAAAAACATTGCCACTACTCAGATTTATGCTAAGATACTCAACGAGAAAGTTGGTAAGGATATGCAAAAGGTATCACATAAATTTAAGGGTATGGAGGAGTCCTTTGTTTCAAGCCTATAA
- a CDS encoding TonB-dependent receptor, with product MVSPQFLRIVLIGILILTGITLYSQVNDKYITGKVVDRNMSPIPLATVSLHDRNDKLILSTSTDSVGQFNLRFGVKGKYFVKVSHVGDKDYQSAIFELIDVNLGTLKLLPLENILEEATVEGRKKTVQVESGTLIYNVENTLGGQDVSVLEALKRAPGVFVENESDITLNGKSGVQILLDGRQTFLSGKELTDLLKSLSSNNLKSIEIINSPTAKYEATGAAGIININTKKNQVRGLNGNVSTAVTYGISAKQLQNATLNYRVDKLNIFANYSHTLGNYHYLYGTNRQQNGKAYNSHTKDVDKRQKMSSQVGIDYYLNDKNTIGFLANGNFIFGGGITDTRTEISTLPSLLMEESLDAINDYYGQRTARYNFNFNYKYEDTLGRSLNFDADYGFFDKWNKNLQSNIYRDHQQNILQENLYRTLNGINIDLKGIKLDYGMNLWQGKLETGFKYSNVGSKNNARFFHVDKGPDSLDNRRTNDFHFDEHTTSAYLDYKRMLGKWSLQGGVRIENSNSKGTLFYNENGAELDDDIKRNFTNLFPFFSATRPLGENQTVSLSYAKRIERPAYQDLNPFIYMLDELSFWQGNPFLSPSLTHRLTVLYSLRSATVVSFNFAYTDQLNAKVTDTLDNDKIVMISRNVGIQKHWSLSLTQNLTPKSWWDLTFNGLLYYIQNDVSFDQYRNLNLQQAAGRVSLVQSFRLPLKMRAEVTAVYNSNRLSGANTISREISQVDVAFQKILLNDKATIRFAINDIYKGNQSKYTQNFPGFVSNSYGYYESRQVRLSFSYRFSSGTTKAQRTRKSALENESGRIQ from the coding sequence ATGGTATCACCTCAATTTTTAAGAATTGTATTAATAGGAATACTTATTTTAACTGGTATAACGCTCTACTCACAGGTTAATGATAAATACATTACTGGAAAAGTGGTCGATCGTAATATGTCACCAATACCGTTAGCGACGGTAAGCTTACATGACCGGAACGATAAGCTCATTTTAAGCACCTCGACTGATAGTGTCGGACAATTTAATTTAAGATTTGGAGTAAAGGGGAAATATTTTGTTAAAGTGAGCCATGTTGGCGACAAAGATTATCAATCTGCAATTTTTGAATTAATTGATGTTAATTTAGGAACTTTAAAGCTTCTGCCATTGGAGAATATCCTGGAGGAAGCCACTGTTGAAGGTAGGAAAAAAACGGTTCAGGTTGAAAGTGGAACACTTATTTATAATGTCGAAAATACACTGGGTGGACAGGATGTTTCTGTTTTGGAAGCACTGAAAAGAGCTCCCGGGGTGTTTGTGGAAAATGAAAGCGATATTACACTCAATGGAAAAAGTGGTGTACAGATTTTATTGGATGGTCGGCAGACGTTTCTTTCAGGAAAAGAGCTGACAGATCTTTTAAAATCTCTATCTTCCAACAACCTCAAATCTATTGAAATTATCAATAGTCCAACGGCAAAATATGAGGCAACTGGGGCTGCGGGAATCATCAATATCAATACAAAGAAAAATCAGGTAAGAGGGTTAAATGGTAATGTCAGCACTGCTGTTACCTATGGTATCAGTGCAAAACAACTTCAGAACGCGACGCTTAATTATCGGGTGGATAAATTAAATATATTCGCGAACTATAGTCATACATTGGGTAATTATCATTACCTGTATGGTACAAACAGGCAACAAAATGGTAAAGCTTACAATAGCCATACCAAGGATGTTGACAAACGTCAGAAGATGTCCAGTCAGGTTGGAATCGATTATTATCTGAATGATAAAAATACAATCGGTTTTCTGGCTAATGGTAATTTTATTTTTGGTGGAGGTATCACTGATACCAGAACGGAGATTAGCACGTTGCCATCCTTATTAATGGAAGAGTCGCTGGATGCGATTAACGATTATTATGGACAGCGCACTGCCAGATACAATTTTAATTTCAACTACAAATATGAAGATACGTTAGGACGAAGTTTAAATTTTGATGCTGACTATGGTTTTTTTGATAAATGGAATAAAAACCTACAATCCAATATTTACCGTGATCATCAGCAAAATATCCTTCAGGAAAATCTGTACCGTACGCTCAATGGGATAAATATTGATTTAAAAGGTATAAAGTTAGACTATGGGATGAACTTATGGCAGGGGAAATTGGAAACGGGGTTTAAGTATTCAAATGTAGGTTCCAAGAATAATGCTAGGTTTTTCCATGTTGATAAAGGACCAGATAGCCTCGATAACCGACGTACCAATGATTTTCATTTTGACGAGCACACGACAAGTGCCTATCTCGATTATAAAAGAATGTTAGGAAAATGGTCACTACAGGGTGGAGTACGTATAGAGAATTCGAACTCTAAAGGAACGCTTTTTTATAACGAGAATGGGGCAGAACTGGATGATGATATCAAAAGAAATTTCACCAATTTATTCCCCTTTTTTTCTGCTACGAGACCGTTAGGGGAAAACCAAACTGTTTCTTTATCTTATGCCAAGCGTATTGAGAGACCAGCCTATCAGGATCTGAATCCATTTATTTATATGCTTGACGAATTATCTTTTTGGCAAGGAAACCCCTTTTTAAGTCCCTCTTTAACCCACCGCTTAACTGTTCTGTATTCATTAAGAAGCGCAACGGTAGTTTCGTTTAATTTTGCTTATACTGACCAGCTTAACGCGAAGGTGACCGATACGCTGGACAATGATAAAATAGTTATGATCAGTAGAAATGTAGGAATACAAAAGCACTGGTCTTTATCCCTGACACAGAATTTAACACCTAAATCCTGGTGGGATCTTACTTTTAATGGTCTTCTATATTATATTCAAAATGATGTTTCTTTTGATCAGTATAGAAATCTGAACTTACAACAAGCGGCAGGACGTGTCAGTTTGGTGCAGTCCTTTCGTTTACCTCTTAAAATGAGAGCAGAAGTAACGGCGGTTTATAATTCAAATCGCCTGAGTGGAGCAAATACGATAAGCAGGGAGATCAGTCAGGTGGACGTTGCTTTTCAAAAAATCCTTTTAAACGATAAAGCAACAATTCGGTTTGCTATTAATGATATCTATAAAGGCAACCAGAGTAAGTACACTCAAAATTTTCCTGGCTTTGTGTCTAACAGTTATGGGTATTACGAGTCGAGGCAGGTACGGTTAAGTTTTAGCTACCGTTTTAGTAGTGGAACAACGAAAGCGCAACGTACGCGAAAATCAGCACTTGAGAACGAAAGTGGAAGAATACAATAG
- a CDS encoding tetratricopeptide repeat protein, with translation MRISDKIIFLILFIAQAFIVDTANAQVESFKDIRVLSQNYPDSAITLVKKRYAEAVGDKDLLLQANCLQAIGWLCVNQGHYGQAQDYYFQADRIYTQLNAKQLLASNWSDIGELNIFNKQHDLAKNYFNKALHSFRAEKDKNGEASVLGNIGHLFEKVADYDSAFVYQMRALAIYNEEGNKNGEAKIHENLGSIYEDLEQYDRAFDHFEKARDLYDETQDNYGKIVVVNNMGDIFRKTGKFSESIQFTKWAFDMAEKLGDVYQMSATTKDLSKTYALSGQMDSAYVYAERSRKLVLELYSVDGARHTAFFQALYDMNQKTEEIEQLQVTKKINSILLLGTIVFLILLIILSYVLYSRQKIKINNQMTESRKQEAERELAEIALKNQLLEDKQLKQELTLKEKELTSHTLNLIRNNQFLEQLRDELKVMVKDERRDQKKQMHDLVLQINENITQGIHWKEFMVTFERVHHSFFEKLIQRFSDLTAADMRLIALLKINLNNTDIAVLLGISQDSLRVARHRLRKKLKLEQGEDLTGYILSIS, from the coding sequence ATGAGGATTTCTGATAAAATTATATTTTTAATACTATTTATAGCACAGGCATTTATCGTTGACACCGCAAATGCACAGGTAGAATCGTTTAAAGATATTCGGGTGTTAAGTCAAAACTATCCTGATTCTGCGATTACGCTAGTCAAAAAGCGGTATGCTGAGGCGGTTGGTGATAAAGACTTGTTATTACAAGCCAATTGTTTACAGGCAATAGGGTGGTTATGTGTTAATCAAGGGCATTATGGACAGGCGCAAGATTATTATTTCCAAGCGGACCGTATCTACACCCAGTTAAATGCGAAACAATTACTCGCATCTAATTGGAGTGATATAGGTGAACTCAATATTTTTAATAAACAGCATGATCTAGCTAAAAATTACTTTAATAAAGCGCTCCATTCTTTCAGAGCCGAGAAAGATAAAAATGGTGAAGCTAGTGTATTGGGTAATATTGGTCATCTATTTGAAAAGGTCGCTGATTATGATTCGGCATTCGTATACCAAATGCGGGCCTTAGCGATTTATAACGAAGAAGGAAATAAAAATGGCGAAGCTAAGATTCATGAGAATCTGGGTAGTATTTATGAAGATTTGGAACAGTATGATCGGGCATTTGATCATTTTGAAAAAGCACGTGACTTATATGATGAAACGCAAGACAACTACGGAAAGATTGTAGTGGTGAATAATATGGGTGATATTTTCAGGAAGACCGGCAAGTTTTCGGAAAGTATACAATTTACAAAGTGGGCTTTTGATATGGCAGAGAAATTGGGAGATGTGTATCAGATGTCGGCAACGACTAAAGATCTAAGCAAAACATATGCATTAAGCGGACAAATGGATAGTGCTTATGTTTATGCAGAGCGAAGTCGGAAGCTTGTGCTGGAGTTATATAGTGTAGATGGGGCTAGGCATACTGCTTTTTTTCAGGCACTTTATGATATGAATCAAAAAACAGAAGAAATTGAACAATTGCAGGTCACTAAAAAGATCAACTCCATTTTGTTGCTGGGAACTATTGTTTTTTTGATCTTGTTAATTATTTTATCGTATGTGCTGTATAGTCGTCAAAAAATAAAAATCAATAATCAGATGACCGAGTCGCGAAAGCAAGAAGCGGAAAGGGAATTAGCAGAAATTGCACTTAAAAATCAGTTGCTCGAAGATAAACAGCTTAAGCAGGAGCTGACGCTCAAAGAGAAGGAGTTGACGTCGCATACTTTGAATTTAATCCGTAATAACCAATTTTTGGAACAGCTCCGAGATGAGTTAAAAGTAATGGTTAAGGATGAACGACGGGATCAAAAAAAGCAAATGCACGATCTGGTTTTGCAGATCAATGAAAATATTACACAGGGTATTCATTGGAAAGAATTTATGGTGACTTTTGAAAGAGTACATCATAGTTTTTTTGAAAAACTAATACAACGGTTTTCAGATTTAACTGCTGCCGATATGCGCTTGATCGCATTGCTTAAAATAAATTTGAACAACACGGATATTGCTGTGCTTTTGGGGATATCACAAGATAGCCTTCGTGTGGCTAGACATCGCCTGAGAAAAAAGTTAAAATTGGAACAAGGTGAAGATCTTACAGGTTACATACTCAGTATTTCATAA